In one Desulfoferula mesophila genomic region, the following are encoded:
- a CDS encoding DUF2092 domain-containing protein, with protein sequence MLSSKKPTKGARVIFAACLLCLGLLCSVPAALAQPQEDAAKSILQAMSDYMSKLKTIELTFDSSIEIITPQLEKIQFNSSGELLLSRPNRLWAHRVSGHADVTMFVDGKTVTVYGKRANGYAQFAFGGTLDQLIASLRAGRGVALPGADLLVADPYAALAAGVLEAKYLGTGIVDGVSCEHLAFRNFDTDWQLWVQAGDQPIPRKLVITSKTMNCAPQHTIHVKSFKGGVKPKAGAFTFVPPAGATQLEPEALIELDELPNQRPQGAKK encoded by the coding sequence ATGTTGTCCTCAAAAAAACCGACCAAGGGCGCCAGGGTGATTTTCGCGGCCTGCCTGTTGTGCCTGGGCCTGCTCTGCAGCGTCCCGGCGGCCCTGGCCCAGCCGCAAGAAGACGCCGCCAAGAGCATCTTGCAGGCCATGTCGGATTACATGAGCAAGTTGAAGACCATCGAGCTGACTTTTGACAGCTCCATAGAGATCATCACCCCCCAGCTGGAGAAGATACAGTTCAACAGCTCCGGCGAGTTGCTGCTCAGCCGGCCCAACCGCCTGTGGGCCCACCGGGTCTCGGGTCACGCGGACGTGACCATGTTCGTGGACGGTAAGACCGTAACCGTCTACGGCAAGCGCGCCAACGGTTACGCCCAGTTCGCATTCGGGGGGACCCTGGATCAGTTGATCGCCTCCTTGAGGGCGGGCCGGGGCGTGGCCCTGCCGGGGGCGGATCTGTTGGTGGCCGATCCCTACGCGGCCTTGGCGGCCGGGGTGCTGGAAGCCAAATACCTGGGCACCGGGATCGTCGACGGGGTGTCCTGCGAGCATCTGGCCTTCCGCAACTTTGATACGGATTGGCAATTGTGGGTGCAGGCCGGCGACCAGCCTATACCGCGCAAGCTGGTTATAACCAGCAAGACCATGAACTGCGCGCCGCAACATACGATTCACGTCAAGTCGTTCAAGGGCGGGGTCAAGCCCAAGGCGGGCGCCTTTACTTTCGTCCCGCCGGCCGGAGCCACCCAACTGGAGCCGGAGGCCCTCATCGAGCTGGATGAGTTGCCCAACCAGCGCCCCCAAGGAGCAAAAAAGTGA
- a CDS encoding tyrosine-protein phosphatase, with amino-acid sequence MQKDFMGHRISWTKNARRFALVAAVGLAALALTGTAGWAKAPDGSLPILAPGQSLGLALGIPPVPNLRDVGGYKTSQGAIVARGLAYRSDTFNPMSAEDIKKLERLELKNDYDLRTTSEVKARPDQIPPGVHYHLLNVLADAKSAAPAELEALMHEPKKANVVLGNGRIEALFQGAYREFITLPSARQSYRQLFLSLAEPGKLPAVFHCTTGKDRTGWAAAALLTLLGVPRQTVMADYMRTNQYTLPQFQRAIDAFAAAGGDRSIALAIFGVKPEYLQASFDQMDKQYGSIEKYFSEGLGIGPAQQETLRKMYIVNPKP; translated from the coding sequence GTGCAAAAGGACTTCATGGGTCACCGGATATCGTGGACCAAAAACGCGCGAAGATTCGCCCTCGTGGCCGCGGTGGGTTTGGCCGCCCTCGCTTTGACCGGCACCGCCGGCTGGGCCAAAGCGCCGGACGGCTCCTTGCCTATATTGGCGCCCGGCCAAAGCCTGGGCCTGGCCCTGGGCATCCCCCCGGTGCCCAACCTGCGCGACGTGGGCGGCTACAAGACCAGCCAAGGCGCCATTGTCGCGCGCGGGCTGGCTTATCGCTCGGACACCTTCAACCCGATGAGCGCCGAAGACATCAAGAAGCTCGAGCGCCTGGAGTTGAAGAACGACTATGACCTGCGCACCACCTCGGAGGTAAAGGCCAGACCCGACCAAATTCCGCCCGGCGTGCATTACCACCTGTTGAACGTGCTGGCCGACGCCAAATCGGCCGCGCCGGCGGAACTGGAAGCGCTGATGCACGAGCCGAAGAAGGCCAACGTGGTGCTCGGAAACGGACGCATAGAGGCCCTGTTCCAAGGGGCCTACCGCGAGTTCATTACGCTGCCCAGCGCCCGCCAGTCCTATCGCCAGCTCTTTTTGTCCCTGGCCGAGCCCGGCAAGCTGCCCGCGGTGTTTCATTGCACCACCGGCAAGGACCGCACCGGCTGGGCCGCCGCCGCCCTGCTCACCCTGCTGGGGGTGCCCAGACAGACGGTCATGGCGGATTACATGCGCACCAACCAGTACACCCTCCCGCAGTTTCAACGGGCCATCGACGCCTTCGCGGCGGCCGGCGGCGACCGCTCCATCGCCCTGGCGATCTTCGGCGTGAAGCCCGAGTATCTGCAAGCCTCTTTTGACCAGATGGACAAGCAATACGGCTCGATCGAAAAATACTTCTCCGAGGGCCTGGGCATCGGCCCCGCCCAGCAAGAGACTCTGCGGAAGATGTATATCGTCAACCCCAAGCCGTAG
- a CDS encoding lipid-binding SYLF domain-containing protein has translation MKFKPALMLTLALLWLVTCLSAVPAQAAEKEPAYAKLTEQSAKMLDDFLKQKQAQAIRNMLGGVRAVYLVPSEDMGSLIVGYERGQGLLLRRHGKVWSDPVFLKTSQITLGLQAGASSSQVLMLIMTDKAVDELIKGVSKFGGMGGFALGDWGVRSSGSGNVGEGLEVLTVSTSSGAYLGTAFQNMSLSPAQSMNQAAYGKEKMETVLAHPGGKLAAAKKLRAILEEAVAKAWQ, from the coding sequence ATGAAGTTCAAACCCGCCTTGATGCTGACCCTGGCCTTGCTTTGGCTCGTCACCTGCCTGTCGGCCGTCCCGGCCCAGGCCGCCGAGAAGGAGCCGGCCTACGCCAAGCTCACCGAGCAGTCCGCCAAGATGCTGGACGATTTCCTGAAACAAAAGCAGGCCCAGGCCATCCGCAACATGCTGGGCGGAGTCCGGGCGGTCTACCTGGTGCCCAGCGAGGATATGGGCAGCCTCATCGTGGGCTACGAGCGCGGCCAAGGCCTCTTGCTCCGGCGTCACGGCAAGGTCTGGAGCGACCCGGTGTTTTTGAAGACCAGCCAGATCACCCTGGGCCTGCAGGCGGGAGCCTCCAGTTCCCAGGTGCTCATGCTTATCATGACCGACAAGGCGGTGGACGAGCTCATCAAGGGGGTGAGCAAGTTCGGCGGGATGGGCGGCTTTGCCCTGGGTGATTGGGGCGTGAGATCTTCGGGCAGCGGGAACGTCGGCGAAGGCCTGGAGGTTTTGACCGTCTCAACCTCCAGCGGCGCCTATCTGGGCACCGCCTTCCAGAACATGTCCCTGAGCCCGGCCCAGTCCATGAACCAGGCGGCCTACGGCAAGGAAAAGATGGAGACCGTGCTGGCCCATCCCGGCGGCAAGCTGGCCGCGGCCAAAAAGCTCCGGGCGATCCTGGAAGAGGCCGTGGCCAAGGCCTGGCAATAG